In the genome of Hyphobacterium sp. CCMP332, one region contains:
- a CDS encoding T9SS type A sorting domain-containing protein translates to MRLTILIIVVFFAVVQEVLAQVVTLDPTFPKQTDTVTITYDATLGNGALEGQSTVYAHMGVITSESNSPSDWKYVVGEWGTADSDVLMTSIGNNKFIKTYDIADFHGIPAGEIVLQLAFVFRNADGSIVGRSDNGGDIFVDLFQGSYAAAIIKPTQDYLVVENGDTISMKSSASAMSEIKVFVDGNLFDSISNAQDLNTEIPVDDFGAGKYWVSMESNSGTEIAKDSFYFVYPGTPFVQDPPAGIDEGINYIGDSSVTLNLYAPFKDYVFVLGDFSDWELDTQYLMNKSEDGDHFWISLNGLDPNTEYRFQYQVEEQLRIADIYSEKILDPWNDPEVINEGVYPNLTPYPSGQTNDPVSVFYINKPEYQWDTTINYQKPEKEKLIIYETLLRDFLDDHSYKGLKDTLDYLQKLGVNAIQLMPINEFEGNDSWGYNPSFYFAPDKYYGPDYELKALVEECHRRDMAVILDIALNHSFGQNPQVRMYFDPAAGSFGQPTGENPWFNPIAKHDFNVGYDYNHESLKTQEFVDKVLAYWVNEYQIDGYRMDLSKGFTQVNSLGDVGFWGQRDASRIAIWERIRDELLQVDSSTYIILEHFADNTEEQELSAKGFMLWGNCNHVYNEATMGFSGNLSCINYQDRSWSSPYLVGYMESHDEERLMYKNLNFSRFNDDYTIRELDTALKRVELAANFFLTLPGPKMIWQFGELGFDYSINRCVDGTISNDCRLSRKPIVWDYYENEKRKRLFNVFSELNRLRKEYDVFHTSDYSIDANSAMKKIILNGEKMDVVVLGNFSIEEEEIIPKFTQTGTWYEFYTQDSIIVEDVDQPLLMARGEYRLYSTQKIIGIFNDEPPKIQPPEVPVELPDFIVYPNPFTDETTIQFNNDTDREVDVEILDLLGKKIRDIRVSKRGKQEVVWDGTNSKKERMPNGQYIVRVVKFNNVQEFKILLVDE, encoded by the coding sequence TTGCGATTAACTATACTGATTATAGTTGTTTTTTTTGCGGTTGTTCAGGAAGTGTTAGCACAGGTTGTTACTCTTGATCCAACTTTTCCCAAACAAACAGATACGGTAACCATAACTTACGATGCTACATTGGGCAATGGTGCATTAGAAGGTCAAAGTACTGTTTACGCTCATATGGGTGTAATTACCTCAGAAAGTAACTCACCAAGTGATTGGAAATATGTGGTGGGTGAATGGGGCACAGCCGATTCTGATGTACTCATGACTTCAATTGGAAATAATAAATTCATTAAAACCTATGATATCGCCGATTTTCACGGAATTCCGGCAGGCGAGATAGTTTTACAATTAGCTTTCGTTTTTAGAAATGCAGATGGCTCAATTGTTGGTCGCTCTGACAACGGAGGAGATATATTTGTAGATCTTTTTCAGGGTTCTTATGCCGCGGCCATCATCAAGCCTACTCAGGATTACCTGGTAGTTGAAAATGGTGACACAATATCTATGAAGAGCAGTGCTTCTGCCATGTCTGAAATAAAAGTATTTGTTGATGGAAATCTTTTTGATAGCATTTCTAACGCTCAGGATTTGAATACGGAAATCCCTGTAGATGATTTTGGAGCCGGAAAATATTGGGTCAGCATGGAATCCAATTCGGGAACTGAAATAGCGAAGGATTCATTCTATTTCGTTTACCCGGGAACACCTTTTGTACAGGATCCGCCTGCGGGTATTGATGAAGGCATTAATTATATAGGTGATTCTTCTGTGACACTAAATCTGTATGCGCCATTTAAAGATTATGTTTTCGTATTGGGTGATTTCTCCGATTGGGAACTGGATACACAATACTTAATGAATAAAAGTGAAGATGGCGATCATTTTTGGATCAGCTTGAATGGACTTGACCCAAATACGGAATATCGATTTCAGTATCAGGTTGAAGAGCAATTGCGAATAGCTGATATTTATTCTGAGAAAATCCTCGATCCTTGGAATGATCCCGAAGTAATAAATGAAGGAGTTTATCCCAATTTAACCCCTTACCCGAGCGGTCAAACGAATGATCCGGTTTCTGTTTTTTATATAAATAAACCCGAGTATCAATGGGACACTACCATAAATTATCAAAAACCCGAAAAAGAGAAACTAATAATTTATGAAACCCTTTTGAGGGATTTTTTAGATGATCACAGTTATAAAGGATTAAAAGATACGCTTGATTATTTACAAAAACTGGGAGTAAATGCCATACAGTTGATGCCCATTAATGAATTTGAAGGCAATGATTCCTGGGGATACAATCCATCCTTTTATTTTGCTCCTGATAAATACTACGGCCCCGATTATGAATTAAAAGCCCTCGTGGAAGAATGTCATAGAAGGGATATGGCGGTGATTTTGGATATTGCATTAAACCATTCTTTTGGACAAAATCCCCAGGTTAGAATGTATTTTGACCCCGCTGCGGGCAGTTTTGGTCAGCCAACAGGCGAAAATCCCTGGTTTAATCCTATAGCTAAACACGATTTTAATGTAGGCTACGATTATAACCACGAAAGTCTTAAAACACAGGAATTTGTGGATAAAGTATTGGCCTACTGGGTAAATGAATATCAGATAGATGGATACAGAATGGACCTGTCAAAAGGATTTACTCAGGTAAATTCTCTGGGCGATGTCGGATTTTGGGGTCAGCGGGATGCTTCTCGTATTGCCATTTGGGAAAGAATAAGAGATGAATTATTGCAGGTAGATAGCAGCACCTATATCATTTTAGAGCATTTTGCAGATAATACAGAAGAGCAGGAATTATCCGCCAAGGGATTTATGCTTTGGGGCAATTGCAATCACGTATACAATGAAGCCACAATGGGTTTTAGTGGCAATTTATCCTGCATCAATTATCAGGATCGTTCATGGTCCAGTCCGTATTTGGTCGGATATATGGAAAGTCACGATGAAGAAAGACTGATGTACAAAAATTTGAATTTTTCAAGGTTTAATGACGATTACACCATCCGTGAATTGGACACTGCATTGAAACGTGTGGAATTAGCAGCCAATTTCTTTTTAACCCTTCCCGGTCCAAAAATGATCTGGCAATTTGGGGAATTGGGTTTTGATTATTCGATTAATAGATGCGTTGACGGTACCATAAGTAACGATTGCCGATTATCAAGAAAACCGATCGTTTGGGATTATTATGAAAATGAAAAAAGAAAGCGATTGTTCAATGTATTTTCAGAACTGAATCGATTGCGAAAAGAGTACGATGTTTTTCATACAAGTGATTATTCCATCGATGCGAATAGCGCAATGAAAAAGATAATATTAAATGGGGAAAAAATGGATGTAGTGGTTTTGGGCAATTTTTCAATCGAAGAAGAGGAAATCATTCCAAAATTTACACAGACAGGGACATGGTATGAATTTTACACACAGGATTCCATAATTGTTGAAGATGTTGATCAACCACTTTTAATGGCGAGAGGAGAGTATAGACTGTATTCTACCCAAAAAATAATTGGTATTTTTAATGATGAACCACCAAAAATTCAGCCACCGGAAGTGCCGGTTGAATTACCTGATTTTATTGTTTACCCCAATCCTTTTACTGATGAAACAACGATACAGTTTAACAATGATACTGATCGGGAAGTGGATGTAGAAATTCTTGACCTACTCGGGAAAAAAATCCGAGACATAAGGGTCTCCAAGAGAGGAAAACAAGAAGTAGTTTGGGACGGTACCAATTCAAAAAAAGAAAGAATGCCGAATGGACAATACATAGTAAGAGTAGTAAAATTTAATAATGTACAGGAATTTAAAATTTTGCTTGTAGATGAGTAG
- a CDS encoding SusF/SusE family outer membrane protein — protein MMKIKSIAYIAILFGAAVLTSCGGDDGGGAVIPPPTGGSDDGLYITGTATSETPSSAIEMDDAYVDAFGSTPPYSERPGLYEAYIYMEAGDFNITQIEEEVETVWGGTVTEEDLGSGKMWVSADFAVGGDAFSVTESGLYHVTIDVTSGTAYIVKINTYGLIGTAGPGWSSDAPMALKSADANTVVFEGTNIELKAGEFKFRYNENWNSDRSAATPAVDGLNLLTNFGTNTEGGDENGGFQPGGFNFNFTGNPGVYTVTLTFSPGKGYSAVAEFERTGDGSGFDPAEYNWGIIGAATDSAWDADVNFIYKGEDAGTHKWVAFVYLQDGEFKYRTNDAWDFELNPGNVDHTGDAASEVSEGGNFILDAATDSGYYYITITTADEGATWAVQFDAGVWGIIGAATPGGWDNSTPLAYNGDNSWSADVVMLADEYKFRANDSWDLNLGGDLNALTLDGANLVSTAGTFTVTVMTADHGATYTATLQ, from the coding sequence ATGATGAAAATTAAATCAATCGCGTATATCGCAATCCTTTTTGGAGCAGCGGTATTAACAAGTTGTGGGGGAGATGATGGCGGAGGCGCCGTAATTCCACCGCCAACAGGTGGCTCTGATGATGGTCTTTACATTACCGGAACGGCAACATCGGAAACACCAAGTTCAGCAATAGAAATGGATGATGCATATGTAGATGCATTTGGATCCACACCTCCTTATTCTGAAAGACCGGGTTTATATGAAGCATATATTTACATGGAAGCCGGAGATTTCAATATTACTCAAATTGAAGAGGAAGTTGAAACTGTTTGGGGCGGTACTGTTACCGAAGAAGATCTCGGTAGTGGCAAGATGTGGGTAAGTGCAGATTTTGCCGTTGGCGGAGATGCATTTAGCGTAACTGAATCTGGTTTATATCATGTTACTATTGATGTAACTTCCGGAACAGCATACATCGTAAAAATCAATACATATGGATTGATTGGAACAGCCGGACCGGGATGGAGCTCAGATGCCCCAATGGCACTAAAAAGTGCAGATGCAAATACTGTAGTTTTTGAAGGAACTAATATTGAATTGAAAGCGGGTGAATTTAAATTCCGTTACAATGAAAATTGGAATTCAGACAGAAGTGCAGCTACTCCTGCTGTTGATGGTTTGAACCTTCTTACAAACTTTGGAACAAATACTGAAGGTGGTGATGAAAATGGAGGTTTCCAACCTGGAGGTTTCAATTTCAATTTTACAGGTAATCCGGGTGTTTATACCGTAACCTTAACTTTCTCTCCTGGAAAAGGATATAGTGCTGTTGCAGAGTTCGAAAGAACCGGAGACGGATCTGGTTTTGATCCAGCCGAGTACAACTGGGGTATAATAGGCGCAGCAACAGATAGTGCCTGGGATGCTGATGTGAATTTCATTTACAAAGGTGAAGATGCAGGTACTCACAAATGGGTTGCATTTGTTTATCTTCAAGATGGAGAATTCAAATACAGAACCAATGATGCCTGGGATTTCGAATTAAATCCTGGAAATGTTGATCATACCGGAGACGCTGCTTCTGAAGTTAGCGAAGGTGGCAATTTCATATTAGATGCCGCTACTGATTCAGGATACTATTATATCACAATTACTACTGCTGATGAAGGCGCGACATGGGCCGTTCAATTTGATGCAGGTGTTTGGGGTATAATTGGTGCTGCAACTCCAGGTGGTTGGGATAATTCTACTCCACTGGCTTACAATGGAGACAATTCCTGGTCTGCTGATGTTGTAATGTTGGCAGATGAGTACAAATTCAGAGCCAATGACTCTTGGGATCTTAACCTAGGTGGTGATCTCAATGCACTTACCCTTGATGGAGCCAATTTAGTTTCTACCGCAGGTACATTTACAGTTACTGTAATGACAGCGGATCATGGAGCTACATATACGGCTACACTCCAATAA
- a CDS encoding SusC/RagA family TonB-linked outer membrane protein yields the protein MRKLYALAVFVLFSATNIYAQDITVTGKVTDSEDGTELPGVSILIKGTAKGTITDFEGNYSIDAPSEATLVFNYLGYEPQEISVSNQTSIDVQMSTETEVLQEVVVVGYGVVEKGDVTGVIKKVDEEQFNKGMISTPQNLISGKVAGVQVSGSGEPGGNATIRIRGATSINASNDPLYVIDGVPIENEAVTGSRNPLNFLNPSEIADVTVLKDASATAIYGSRGANGVIMITTKGGAVREGKASDKPIINYDGSSSVSTFSAETPILSAEEFRAAIAVFDDERVDNEAVIGPADTDWLDQVTQTAFSQQHNLSIGSNIQDGNYRFSTGYQQVNGVLNDTRTERYNVNFNISKGLLDNRLNLRFSTKNAVVNDKFGSNQVGAALSYNPTQPIYFDTSLYQNGPPAGMTGRFGGFTEYNDPLAVANPVAQSKHQKAVGESFRSINNFEVNYKLPFVPGLSIKNNIALDQKVTDNLSFSPNFIKSELRTQGQYSFERSSVQSFLYEGYLNYEKSIDAIDAKVTAVGGYSYQSWDKSFGFFRHDSLNTNAFGLDAPAPISNSNVVIGNNAFQNRLISFYGRFNFDWKDKYLVTGTLRRDGSTRFGPENRWALFPSFAAAWRISNEDFYEGLDRYVNYLKLRVGYGITGNQEIADYRYLTTYEFSTPTGSYQLGNQLINTLRPTAVDPDIKWEETTSINVGLDWEILKGKLAGAFEYYQQNTDDLIFEVAIPVGILPTDKVITNIGEMRNRGFEMDISSPIMTRRDFMWNVSFNAAYNNNEILRLDNTVAGAEETIYPRGGIAGDVGQTIQVLKVGESINSFYAYEQLYDANGDPIYEPINRTLMYKDQNNDSIINEKDLRVAKNANPDWIFGLTSVMNYKKIDFAFTFRANLGNYAYNNFSSNYGELRRLQTAVPQNIHTSALETGFEQKQILSDYYIENASFLRLDNVTIGYSIDRLDWMKARIYFTAQNVFVVTNYSGFDPEIQPSNPNDPPGIDNNLYPRARTFLGGISLTF from the coding sequence ATGAGAAAACTATACGCACTTGCTGTGTTCGTACTTTTTTCCGCAACGAACATTTATGCACAAGACATTACAGTTACCGGTAAGGTAACAGACAGTGAAGATGGGACAGAACTTCCCGGTGTTAGTATCTTAATCAAAGGAACTGCTAAAGGTACTATCACCGATTTTGAAGGTAATTATTCAATTGATGCTCCATCTGAAGCAACCCTGGTCTTTAATTATCTGGGTTATGAACCGCAAGAAATTTCTGTATCTAATCAAACATCGATTGATGTACAAATGAGTACAGAAACTGAAGTGTTGCAAGAAGTCGTTGTTGTTGGATATGGTGTAGTTGAAAAAGGCGATGTAACAGGAGTAATAAAAAAGGTGGACGAGGAACAATTCAATAAAGGAATGATTTCTACGCCCCAAAATTTGATTTCAGGAAAAGTTGCCGGTGTTCAGGTCAGTGGATCCGGAGAACCCGGTGGAAATGCTACGATAAGAATTAGAGGAGCTACTTCAATCAATGCAAGCAATGACCCTTTATATGTAATTGATGGTGTACCGATAGAAAATGAAGCCGTTACCGGGAGCCGAAATCCCTTAAACTTTCTAAATCCCAGCGAAATAGCGGATGTCACTGTACTAAAAGATGCTTCAGCCACTGCCATCTATGGAAGTAGAGGAGCAAACGGAGTAATAATGATTACAACAAAAGGTGGAGCGGTAAGGGAAGGAAAGGCTTCGGATAAACCAATTATCAATTACGATGGATCTTCTTCAGTCAGTACTTTCAGCGCAGAAACACCAATATTAAGTGCAGAGGAATTTAGGGCAGCCATTGCTGTTTTTGATGATGAAAGAGTAGATAATGAGGCGGTTATAGGACCGGCAGATACAGATTGGCTTGATCAAGTCACACAAACAGCCTTTTCTCAACAGCATAATTTGTCGATAGGATCAAATATTCAGGATGGTAATTATCGTTTTTCTACGGGTTATCAACAAGTCAATGGCGTTTTAAATGATACCAGAACAGAGCGTTATAATGTCAATTTTAATATTTCCAAAGGTCTATTAGACAATCGATTGAATTTGCGATTTTCCACCAAAAATGCGGTTGTTAATGACAAATTCGGAAGCAATCAGGTTGGAGCCGCATTAAGCTATAATCCAACTCAACCGATTTACTTTGACACAAGTTTGTACCAAAACGGACCTCCGGCTGGAATGACCGGTCGATTTGGTGGTTTTACAGAATATAATGATCCATTGGCTGTTGCAAACCCAGTAGCTCAAAGTAAACATCAAAAGGCTGTAGGTGAGTCCTTTAGAAGTATTAATAATTTCGAAGTCAACTATAAACTACCTTTTGTTCCGGGTTTAAGTATAAAGAACAATATAGCTTTAGATCAAAAAGTAACAGATAATCTGAGTTTTTCACCAAATTTTATCAAATCAGAACTGAGAACTCAAGGTCAATACAGCTTCGAGCGATCTTCGGTTCAGTCCTTTCTTTATGAAGGCTATTTGAATTATGAAAAAAGTATTGATGCCATCGATGCAAAAGTCACTGCGGTAGGAGGGTATTCATATCAGTCATGGGATAAATCTTTTGGATTTTTCAGACATGATTCACTCAATACCAACGCATTTGGATTAGATGCGCCGGCACCAATTTCTAATTCTAATGTGGTGATAGGAAACAACGCCTTTCAAAACAGATTGATTTCATTCTATGGTCGTTTTAATTTTGACTGGAAAGATAAATATCTTGTTACAGGTACATTAAGACGTGACGGTTCAACCCGTTTCGGCCCTGAAAACCGATGGGCATTATTTCCGTCTTTTGCTGCCGCCTGGAGAATATCCAACGAAGACTTTTATGAAGGCCTGGATAGATACGTCAATTACTTAAAACTTCGCGTTGGTTATGGTATAACCGGTAATCAGGAGATCGCGGATTACAGGTATTTGACGACATATGAATTTTCAACCCCCACTGGTTCTTATCAATTAGGAAATCAACTAATAAATACCCTGAGACCTACGGCTGTTGATCCCGATATAAAATGGGAAGAAACAACATCAATAAATGTTGGATTGGATTGGGAGATTTTAAAAGGAAAATTGGCCGGTGCATTTGAGTATTATCAACAAAATACAGATGATTTAATATTCGAAGTGGCCATTCCGGTTGGAATACTTCCAACAGATAAAGTCATCACGAATATAGGTGAAATGAGAAACAGAGGATTTGAAATGGACATATCAAGTCCGATAATGACCAGAAGAGATTTCATGTGGAATGTTTCTTTTAATGCGGCGTATAACAATAATGAAATATTGCGATTGGATAATACGGTAGCAGGTGCTGAAGAAACAATTTATCCAAGAGGAGGAATTGCCGGTGATGTTGGTCAAACCATACAGGTATTGAAAGTAGGAGAATCAATAAATTCATTCTACGCTTATGAGCAATTGTATGATGCCAATGGCGACCCTATTTATGAACCGATTAACAGAACCTTGATGTACAAGGATCAAAATAATGACAGTATAATCAATGAAAAGGATTTACGTGTTGCAAAAAATGCCAACCCCGATTGGATATTTGGATTAACTTCTGTTATGAACTATAAAAAAATTGATTTTGCATTTACTTTCAGGGCTAACCTTGGAAACTATGCATACAACAATTTTTCATCGAATTATGGAGAATTGAGAAGATTGCAAACTGCAGTACCTCAAAATATCCATACTTCAGCATTGGAAACGGGATTTGAACAAAAACAAATATTATCTGATTATTATATAGAAAATGCATCGTTTTTAAGATTGGATAATGTGACGATCGGTTATTCCATTGACAGATTGGATTGGATGAAAGCGCGAATCTATTTTACAGCACAAAATGTATTTGTTGTAACTAATTATTCTGGTTTTGATCCAGAGATTCAACCTTCAAACCCTAATGACCCTCCGGGTATTGATAATAATTTGTATCCAAGAGCCAGAACATTTTTAGGTGGGATATCACTAACATTTTAA
- a CDS encoding RagB/SusD family nutrient uptake outer membrane protein: MKKLIYTLFTIVFFVISACTDLDVVPKNRLTEDVAFLEEGSYTAYLAKLYASFMLTGQEGPAGNADITIISDEGFSSYMRAYWKAQELTTDEAVIRWTDAGIQDLNTHTWSSDNQFVRVLYYRIFFTTALCNDFLRISEPSLLDERNISPDFQDEVATYRLEARFLRALAYWHALDLYRNVALVTTITAELPSQVPPQQIYDFIIGELEACVQGLPSASEAEYGRASSEAARMLRAKVRLNAPNYLTNPPQSIYNDVVNDVSAVINSGSFSLNPVYLYNFNADNNSSPEVIWALSQDGVASQGWGGTTFMVRAVLFENSMSATDWGVVSGWSGIRTTPEFNSLFEISDGVLDSLDSRNVLWTVDDNDQGITPRPESTQADILGEGLGYLAPKFSNISSDSTAGANSDFVDTDFPYFRLADAYLIYAEAVLRGASNGDVGTALGYINELRERAYGNSNNNISGAELTLDFILDERGRELYYEATRRIDLIRFNKYSSRAGAEELIWEWKGAEAAGKTIPPFLEIFPIPASDLGVNGNFRQNNGY, translated from the coding sequence ATGAAAAAGTTAATATATACACTATTTACAATTGTCTTTTTTGTTATAAGTGCTTGCACAGATTTGGATGTAGTGCCTAAAAACAGATTGACAGAAGATGTGGCCTTCCTTGAAGAAGGTTCTTATACCGCCTATCTGGCTAAACTCTATGCGAGTTTTATGTTGACAGGACAAGAAGGGCCTGCAGGGAATGCTGATATTACAATTATAAGTGATGAAGGATTCAGTTCATATATGAGGGCCTATTGGAAAGCTCAGGAATTGACAACCGATGAAGCGGTTATTAGATGGACAGATGCCGGTATTCAGGATTTGAATACACATACCTGGTCTTCGGATAATCAATTTGTCAGGGTTCTTTATTATAGAATTTTTTTTACGACAGCATTGTGCAATGATTTCCTTAGGATTTCTGAACCATCACTGTTGGATGAAAGAAATATCAGTCCTGATTTTCAAGATGAAGTTGCAACCTATCGGCTTGAAGCCAGATTTTTAAGAGCTCTGGCCTATTGGCATGCTTTGGATCTTTATAGAAATGTAGCTTTGGTAACTACAATTACTGCAGAACTTCCATCGCAAGTGCCTCCTCAGCAAATTTATGATTTCATTATTGGTGAATTGGAAGCATGCGTTCAGGGTTTACCGAGTGCATCGGAAGCAGAATATGGAAGGGCAAGCAGTGAAGCTGCCAGAATGTTACGTGCTAAAGTAAGACTGAATGCACCAAACTATTTGACTAACCCACCTCAGAGTATTTACAACGATGTGGTAAATGATGTGAGTGCAGTAATCAATAGTGGTAGCTTTAGTTTAAACCCCGTTTATCTTTACAATTTTAATGCGGATAATAACAGCTCTCCTGAAGTAATCTGGGCATTGTCTCAAGATGGTGTTGCCTCGCAAGGTTGGGGTGGGACAACCTTTATGGTTAGAGCCGTATTATTTGAAAACTCAATGTCTGCTACCGATTGGGGAGTAGTAAGTGGCTGGTCCGGAATTAGAACAACACCTGAATTCAACAGTTTATTTGAAATTTCTGATGGCGTTCTTGATAGTTTGGATTCCAGAAATGTTTTATGGACTGTAGATGATAATGATCAGGGCATCACTCCAAGACCCGAATCTACTCAAGCGGATATTTTAGGGGAAGGATTGGGTTATTTAGCTCCAAAATTTTCAAATATTTCAAGCGACAGTACTGCCGGTGCTAATTCAGATTTTGTCGATACCGACTTTCCGTATTTCCGTTTAGCTGATGCGTATCTTATTTATGCGGAAGCCGTATTGAGAGGCGCTTCAAATGGTGATGTAGGTACGGCTCTTGGATATATCAACGAATTGAGAGAAAGGGCCTATGGGAACAGCAATAATAATATTTCAGGTGCCGAATTAACTCTTGATTTTATTCTGGATGAAAGAGGAAGAGAATTGTACTACGAGGCCACCCGAAGAATTGATTTAATCCGGTTCAATAAATATTCCAGCCGTGCAGGAGCGGAAGAGTTAATTTGGGAATGGAAAGGTGCAGAGGCTGCCGGAAAGACTATTCCTCCATTTTTAGAAATTTTCCCTATTCCTGCATCAGACCTTGGAGTCAATGGAAATTTCCGTCAGAATAACGGATACTAA
- a CDS encoding glycoside hydrolase family 13 protein: MINFNHKLICSAGLFLLSIFYLKAQSIERIEPPNWWAGMNSHKLQLMVHGENVAELSARIKSEGISIEKTNKLDNPNYLIVDLIIDENVKPGKFKIDFLKGKKKFLTKEYELKARREGSAERKGFGPEDVLYLITPDRFANGDESNDNIESYVDKINREDDYARHGGDIAGINNHLDYIKDLGFTSIWVNPVLENAQPKYSYHGYATTDFYKVDPRFGSNEDYAQLSKKASQMGIGMIMDMIVNHCGHKHWWMDDLPSNDWINNIGIYLEKDSFVKTNHMKSTIQDPYVAERDLDQFIHGWFGKSMPDLNVRNPYMAKYLIQNSIWWVEYADLQGIRMDTYSYPDKEFMTQWTCEVMYEYPNFNIVGEEWNTDPAIVSFWQRGKKNSNGYTSCLPSLMDFPLQSKLVKSLNAEEGKWASGWKDVYETVAMDFLYADPYNLVIFPDNHDMDRIYTQVKKNKDLFDLAIAYYSTMRGVPQFYYGTEILMANEKPGDHGEIRTDFPGGWKGDTINAFEGKGLTEVEKNALKMIKNVLNWRKKSEAVHNGKLLHFAPDTSSIYVFFRYTENDKVMTILSKNSNELELDISLYKEILKGNEKGVEIISGMQIDLSKGLRVPAMKAMIIDFE, from the coding sequence ATGATAAATTTTAATCACAAACTAATTTGCTCAGCAGGTCTTTTCCTGCTGAGCATTTTTTATCTGAAGGCGCAGTCCATTGAACGCATCGAACCCCCGAATTGGTGGGCAGGAATGAACAGTCACAAATTGCAATTGATGGTACATGGAGAAAATGTAGCAGAACTTTCTGCGCGCATTAAAAGTGAGGGTATCAGCATTGAAAAAACCAATAAACTTGATAATCCCAATTACCTCATTGTTGATCTTATTATTGATGAAAATGTAAAGCCCGGAAAATTTAAAATTGATTTCCTGAAGGGGAAAAAGAAATTTTTAACCAAAGAATACGAATTAAAAGCCAGAAGGGAAGGATCTGCAGAACGAAAGGGTTTTGGACCGGAGGATGTTTTGTACCTGATAACACCGGATCGATTTGCCAATGGGGATGAATCGAATGACAATATTGAATCTTATGTAGACAAAATCAACCGAGAAGATGATTATGCTCGTCACGGCGGTGATATAGCTGGAATTAACAATCACCTTGATTATATCAAAGATTTGGGTTTTACATCCATTTGGGTAAATCCGGTTCTTGAAAATGCTCAGCCAAAATATTCCTATCACGGTTATGCCACTACAGATTTTTACAAGGTAGATCCACGCTTTGGCAGCAATGAAGACTACGCTCAACTGTCAAAAAAAGCAAGTCAAATGGGCATTGGTATGATCATGGATATGATCGTGAATCATTGCGGTCATAAACACTGGTGGATGGATGATCTTCCTTCCAATGATTGGATTAACAATATTGGCATTTATTTGGAGAAGGACAGCTTTGTTAAAACAAATCACATGAAGAGTACGATTCAGGATCCTTATGTAGCGGAAAGGGATCTCGATCAATTTATTCACGGTTGGTTTGGGAAATCCATGCCTGATTTAAATGTTAGAAATCCTTATATGGCCAAATACCTGATTCAAAATTCCATTTGGTGGGTAGAATACGCCGATCTTCAGGGCATTCGAATGGATACCTATTCTTATCCCGATAAGGAGTTCATGACACAATGGACCTGCGAAGTCATGTATGAATATCCGAATTTCAATATTGTGGGTGAAGAGTGGAATACCGATCCGGCCATTGTTTCTTTTTGGCAAAGAGGAAAGAAAAACAGCAATGGATACACTTCTTGTCTGCCGAGTTTGATGGATTTTCCATTGCAATCCAAATTAGTAAAAAGTTTAAATGCTGAGGAAGGCAAATGGGCTTCGGGCTGGAAAGATGTCTATGAAACAGTGGCTATGGATTTTCTATATGCCGACCCTTATAATCTTGTGATATTTCCCGACAATCACGACATGGACCGTATATATACACAAGTAAAAAAGAACAAAGATTTATTTGATCTGGCCATAGCTTATTACAGCACCATGCGAGGCGTACCGCAATTTTATTATGGAACGGAAATTCTCATGGCCAATGAAAAGCCCGGCGATCACGGAGAAATCAGGACTGATTTTCCCGGTGGCTGGAAAGGAGATACGATCAATGCATTTGAAGGAAAAGGCTTAACTGAGGTTGAGAAAAATGCCTTGAAAATGATTAAAAACGTTCTGAATTGGCGTAAAAAATCCGAGGCTGTTCACAACGGAAAATTACTTCACTTTGCACCGGATACAAGCTCGATATATGTTTTTTTCAGGTATACAGAAAATGATAAAGTCATGACCATTCTGAGTAAAAATTCCAATGAACTCGAGCTGGATATTTCCCTTTACAAAGAAATACTTAAAGGGAATGAAAAAGGTGTGGAAATCATTTCCGGAATGCAAATAGATTTAAGCAAAGGCCTCAGAGTTCCGGCAATGAAGGCCATGATCATTGATTTTGAATAG